The following nucleotide sequence is from Vitis vinifera cultivar Pinot Noir 40024 chromosome 14, ASM3070453v1.
AATGCTTATACCGATTCTGGCTATTTCTCGGATGCTATTCAGTGTTTTAGGTTGGTTAGAAAGCATAATTTGCAAATTCCATTTCATTCTTGCGGCTACCTTTTTGATAGATTGATGAAATTGAATTTGACCAGTCCAGCGTGGGCGTTTTATGAGGAAATTTTGGATTGCGGGTACCCACCAGATGTTTGTAAATTCAATGTTTTGATGCATAGGTTGTGTAAGGAGCATAAAATAAATGAAGCCCAGTTGTTGTTTGGTGAAATTGGGAAGAGGGGCTTGCGGCCTACAGTTGTTAGTTTCAATACTTTGATTAACGGGTATTGTAAATCAGGGAATTTGGATCAAGGGTTTAGGCTTAAGAGGTTCATGATGGAGAATAGGGTCTTTCCTGATGTTTTTACTTATAGTGTTTTGATTAATGGGTTATGTAAAGAGGGTCAGTTGGATGATGCGAATAAGTTATTTTTGGAGATGTGTGACAGAGGCTTAGTTCCGAATGATGTTACTTTCACCACTTTGATCAATGGGCATTGTGTAACGGGCAGAGCTGATTTGGGTATGGAAATTTATCAGCAAATGTTGAGGAAAGGTGTGAAACCGGATGTGATCACTTACAATACTCTGATTAATGGCCTTTGCAAGGTTGGAGATTTGAGAGAAGCAAAGAAGCTTGTGATTGAGATGACTCAGAGGGGTTTGAAGCCTGACAAATTTACATATACAATGCTCATTGATGGATGTTGCAAGGAGGGAGATTTAGAATCAGCCCTGGAAATTAGGAAAGAAATGGTTAAAGAAGGGATTGAGCTGGATAATGTGGCTTTCACAGCCCTCATTTCAGGGTTTTGCAGAGAGGGACAAGTTATCGAAGCAGAAAGAACACTGAGAGAGATGTTGGAAGCAGGTATAAAACCAGACGATGCCACATATACGATGGTCATTCATGGGTTTTGTAAGAAGGGAGATGTTAAGACGGGTTTTAAGTTGCTCAAGGAGATGCAATGTGATGGCCATGTACCAGGGGTTGTAACCTATAATGTGCTTCTGAATGGGCTTTGCAAGCAAGGGCAGATGAAAAATGCTAATATGCTCTTAGATGCAATGCTAAATTTAGGAGTGGTTCCCGATGACATTACATATAACATCCTACTTGAAGGACACTGCAAGCATGGAAACAGGGAGGATTTTGATAAGCTACAAAGTGAGAAAGGACTTGTTCAAGATTATGGTTCATATACTTCGCTAATTGGTGACTTACGTAAAACCTGTAAAGAACGCCAAAAGAGATGATTGGTTGCCATGGTTTACAAACTTAAGGTCTCCAGTCCAGACCTTCAAGTTGGGTGGGGCTTGTGTTTGTAAATAATTGCTTTTGTTTCCCTGTTAACATGGATTCAATGGTGGGTTTTGGCCTCTGTTTAACAGACCAGAGATTGGACTAATATCCAAAGCAGTGAACCATTCAACTTCAACTGTCTAGCGTAATTTTTGGTACAGGAGATCATGCATACATTGGTTGTGgctgaaaattttttggaaggCTAGATTTTCCGTCATTTGAACTCCCTTATTCAGTCTTTCTTTGGGAATCATGTTGACAACCACAAACTTTTCGGAAGTCTAGCTCTCCTAGAAAGGTTTAAGATGCCATGAATTATGATGGATTGAATATTTGCAGTGCTAAAGTTATGTTCAGATTAGAGTATATTTGTTGCCATAAATTATGATTAGTCATTGCTTCTGTAGAATTTGCCAAGAGTCAGTCATCATTGGAGTTTCCATCATCATGGCCTGGGAATTTTGATTGGAATTCGTTTAATTTGGAAATCTAGATTGCTATTACTGAAGGGAACATTCAAGGCCTCTAATTAAGAGGTCAGTGATGTTAATAATCCAGCTTTCAAACTATATGACAAGGGTCTGGGGTTAGTGTCATGTAAAAACCCATAATTTGTTGGTAGAAGTAAAACCTTGGTGGTGCTACTGGCCCTTCTCATACAAGTTCAGCTGAAGACATAAGAGGATTCAGTGGGCAGTTGCATATTATCTGGAAGTAATATCTTTCCTTATTAGGACAAATTGAAGCCCCCATCCTATTCTGGGTCTGGAATCAGAAAAGCGAAGGTCCGAGCATGACTGCATTTTATGTCATCTCATGAGTGATTCTCAAAAGGGAAATAGAGCTGTTTCAAATGTTTGGGGAACCAAATAGACTTGCTTCAGACAGTATAATTCAAAAATGGTCTGACACTCTAGATCTCCCTCAAGGCTTATTGAAATGAAATCCTTCCTTGCAGTGCAAATGGAAGAGAAAGATGAGTTTTGTTGACATTTGCTTTTGTGGACTTCTGCTTAAGTCAGTGGCCTTGTAAACATATGAAGCTGATCCACCAATTCAAGGATTGGCACCCAATCATATAAAGATTAGTTGATGATGCTGTCTTGtatctttgatgttttatttctGTACTAACACAAATGAGATTTCATAGATGCAGTTTTGCATCATAATTTTCATGGGAACATGCTAAACTCTCAGATATGATAGCAAATTATGATGGTAAGATTATTTTGGCCCATTTGATTTTACAATATTGTTTTTATGATGTTGTCCTGTGAGCAAGTCCTGGAAAGccttcaattcaaatgatccaAAATTATCCTCTCCTGATAAGGTTTGCTGGAGTAGGTGATCAACTGCTGCAGTATATGCCAAGGTGATTCTGGCAATGGGGAAAATGCGGGATGCCAGCAGCTGCCCCAATAACAAGCAATTCGGTAGAAACTAGCTCTAGCATATTACTTCCCAGCAACTGTAGTTTCCAAGCTTGGAATGGGTGCAGGGAAGGTACCCACTGACCAATCTAGCTAACTTAGACACATGATTTGGCCCCATAAGGAGCTTAAAACTGAGATGTCTGTTCTTTCCTAATCAATTTGTGGCAAGGACACCTTGGACAGATGATTGTTATCAAGCGTTTAAAGTCTTTCTTTCTTCCCCATAGATAGTATGATGCCTCTCTCAATGGAGTTACGGGAGCTGGCCAACTTTTGTCTGCCAACGCAAAGGGAAATATAGGGAAGTCCTGAAGCACCTTGGAAATCCAAACAAGGTTGTTGAATTAGTTTGGAAATGTCATTTCACTTGGGAAATGCAGGAGTTTGCCCTAAATCTGTTCCAAGATCGGGTCTCAAAAGAATGGATGAGGATATGTTTAATGTTGGAAAACCCTTTTTATCCCATTTGCACGAGTTTTGTAGAGTAATTTTTAATGGGAAGCGCATTTGCCTGGTCAGTTTCTTTAGGGCGAAGATGAGAAAAGTGTCTGGATGTGGATTGAATTTGCCTTGTTTGGGTTTGGTGTCTCTCCCAGTTAGTAATTGAGTTGCTCCTCCTTTCCTtttgcctttttattttatttattcattgtgATTTGTTGATAAGACTGAAATAACAATTAGTGGTGTTGTGTTTAAAATCGTCTTCAATACTTGGagcatgtttttaaaaactatttttttattttttaacctaaaaacagttttttaaaaataaaaaacaaaaaaatttgttttgataagttatttttaaaaatgacttatattttgattttataaaaacattgtaaatttaatttatataatattaattaaatgaaattagtttttttataaccTAATTACTTATATCAATGAATGTAGGTTGATTATAATggacaattttaaaatttgaaagtaagaaatagataataagttttaagttaataatttaactttaagTCATAAGCACTAAGTATTAAGTTGTATTAACCATGTTCCAAATATTCCTAATAAGATAACAAtgtttaaaattatgatttgtATGTTCTTCCTCATTATTGCAAAAATCACACATGCTAGGGATCACCACGTATGTGTGATTTAACAAAGTATTGGTAACCACAAAAGAAATTTAATCCTAAATGATATCCAAATCTAATACTGTTAGTCCTCTTTGGGGGTATGGttgtttggttcctaatggaCTACATAGTAGACTTGACATGAAAATTTGCCATCtttaaaaaaaccctaataaatCTCAACATCATCATTATTAAAAATGGGGATGCCTCTAACATCATTAATAATGTTGGAAGGAAGAATATCATAAACCATGTCTAGCTTCCATGAAAGTGTCTCTATATGTATAAATCTTGAATCTTAGCCATGTAACAttaatattatctaaaatagGAATAAAGATTTTGTATAAACACATAGATTCGCTCCAACAGGGACAATTGTCATTATCAACTTTGTTGGAATATCCAAAAAAATCGATTCCGAGCCTTGGATTACAAGAGTGCATGCATCTACAATCTTAGGGATATTAGATTTAAGCACAACATAAGCATTTACTAAGAAAACCTTAGATCTAAGAGTTATAAAACCATAtctttggatttggatgttaCCAAACCCTACTCCAATTGGTGTAGGGATCTAAAAAACCTTTGAATCTTCCATCCTATGAATCTTCCACATTCTACACACTTGTGTAGAGTGTCTACACATTTGagagaaagaaatggaaaaaaggtctctctctctaaaaaaatggaatgaatgaGTTGGCTAATCCTAAACCttaagggggtttatatagCCACTcttatgggcttaagtgattCGTACCCAACTTGAACTTGAAACACTTAATTTAGTCCACTAGGTCTTAATTAACTAATTTGCCCTATTGGactacaattaattaattagacaaattaaaaaaaaaaacctaaaatagtATTGTTAAATCTTGTACAACCttgcatttttaccaaaacTCCTTTATACatataaatgattaattctTCATAAAAcctcaaaataaataatcataagtTCTTGCACAACTTAGTGCTTTCAACAAAATGCTTTCATGCACACATAGGATCGAGTATTCACACCCCTATCTCTTGCATTATGCTTTACTTGGGTACATTAGGAATTACATAAAAGattcaagtcatgggttcctttcAAGGTGATAAGTAGCTCACAATCgtttcatggatttaggcaatccattagAAACTATAGTGTACTACCTTTAAATTAAAGGCATGATTTGTCTTGGTCATTAAGATGGTTTTCCCTTGATGAGTGTGATATTGAACAGTATTTACTATGAATTATGACATTAACTATTGGATAGTTATGATTCACTAAACTATTATGTTATATAAACTGTAGCGACTTGCACCCAATCATATAATATTGTTTGCTCTAAACCCAAAGGGGTTTCCAcggttttaaaacacatttacatGGTTAAGAGGAGCACATACATATATAACACTATAAATTTTCTCCTTTATCCAATGTGGGACACTACAAACATCTATCCAATGTGGGGCCTTACAAAAACTCCTCCTAATGCAAACACTGTGTCCTCGTTATGTCTCATGAGATTATAAGGCTAAATAAACAAATGCCTATCACGgtgccaaacaaacccccacaccagATTGAGAATCAACTCTAATACTATTTCCAACACCTGCACCaaactgtgtagatattgtccactttgggcTCAAAGGTTTAAACTAAACCTTGGTCTAACACCGTTCATCAAATCACCCACTCTTATTGGTTAGAGACTAATTTAATTATCAACATTTAGTGCTAATTTGAGGTCTCGTGATATATACTTGCCTAGTGAGGATAATTGCTCATCCATGGTAGCAAGATTGATCCTTGAAGATGCTCAAcagctataaacaacttaggcAGGGATGTCCTATCTTTCCCTATCCTTGACctaagaatattttaatttctcataaaaatgtaaACTACTCAAAAAGTAGAGTGGTTGACatagtagaaggaaagaaaattaaatggaataaaaatgtaataataGAATATTAAAATTGCATTGTACTAAATTacaactaaaatcaaaataaagcttTAAACTAAGATCTCTCTACTCTTGTTGAGCTTATCGATACTCTTAGCCAATGTGACTCATTCCATTGGACTTTTTAGAGCATTCTTTTCCCATTTAAACTGTAGTCATTTCTATAAAATCCATCAATTCCTCAAAAATATAGGATTACCATAAAATTGGCAAAGGCATCGgattttcttttgaatattaCCAATATGGGTGCAAGTGGAACTCAAAATTATTCCTTGTTTTTTCTTACTCTAATCATAATGCTTAGTCCCTATTTGATGGAATATTTGGAAAAACCATTTCAAGAGACCACAAGGGTGCATGCAACTAATCTTCCTACGAATATAGATCTAAGCACAATGAAAGATTTTAGTAAGAAAATTTAGATATAGGTGCTATAAAAATCATACATTTGATATGGATGTTATTAAATCCTACTTTATCTCAAATGCCTTGTGATCTTTCGTTCGATGACTTTCTCTTAAACCTTATAATATGATATGGATGTCATATGGATGttatatataaagaagaaactaactcaaatatttgaaataaattttagtctatgactttttaatgttattgagtttcatgattttttagtattaatcaaatttgttttgggtttcaaattattttttaaaattaataaatttcatatatcaagtatagtttgatttgaaatttatttgcttaatgaaattttttggatgaattaaatgaaatttagaaaaacatgTGTAATATAAAGGAAtatcatatttgaagattttcgATATCGATATTAGATAGTAAAGAGAGAAATGGAatgatattatattcattttcttttcttttttttttatgtttttgtttttgttttttttttttaaattttctatgtttttcttttatttttaaaaattggtgaaaaccacttatatttgttttctaaaaagtgttatctatttcactttgtttttaaaaatggcttttagagaaaaatgatcaaacaatagtaggaatttttaaaaacaattttatatttttttaaaatagaaaactatttttaaatcatacaacaaaataaaaccttaatttttagaagaaacTAGGGGTATAGTTTGAAGCTTATCTAGAACATTCAACTCAAAGTTTAATCTGAAAACTGACCCATGAAGCTTATCTAGAacttgatattatttttctaaatcttaGTCAAATCCAGATTTTTGAAAGAGACTTATGTTAACCAAATTGGGCAAGTTGGATGGCTCAAATTTGAGAGTTAAATAGGTTATGGAAACTATTATCTTCTTCTCtgttcttttttcctctttttaacttcattttctttaaatttatatcaaaatttaatgagATATGATTCCAATAAGCTAATAAcacaaaagaaatataaataataattttctcttGGGCAAATATAATGCATGCAAGATAAAAGAACAAGTTGTTacttttactttaaaaaatattaaaaatataatataaatagctattatgttatttgaaaatagcaTATTATAAATTGGACTTTAAATGGACTTGGGTTGCTCAAAGCCAATAAAATCCCAATCCAGCCCAATTGCAAAAATGAGTCCAGACCCATTTGAAGGTGAGATTGGGATCAAATTGGTTGGAGCAACTGCAATCAAGCTGTGCCACAATGAGAAACTCTGATAGAAAGGaattataacaaaattaaattagaaaaatggaATTAGGAATGTGAGAGAAAGTTCACCACTGAGAATAAAGGAGAATGAGAACAGGCCGTAGCAAGTCTCAGCAGCAGAGCGGCTTCCATTAAGGAGGGGGCCCTATCCTCTTGGTTATCCATGGCATCCCCCCcatcagaaaacaaaaaaaaatgaaaaatctagcAGGTTAGGTAGACCACCAGGCTGGCAAGAAAGCATAGTCAGAAGAAATTAGGAAATGTTGGGTCCAGCAGTTCCCCACCCAAGTCACTCGGGTCTTTCGGGAGTGGGTGGGGGTACTCGAGAATTCCATTTTGGTTTCTCGCCGCCTCCATCGTCATTATGAGACACGGATAATCCACTTATGTAATCCATATTTTCTACACTGATCATTAATATTTAATCGCATGTCAACATGTTTGCTCACTGTTTGCCTCACACAATCaaagaaaaacatttatttatgaAGGCCAGGCCAGGATGAAATGTCATTCCCTCATCTTCCACAAACAAGACTAGGACCTTGCACATTGTTGGAAATGGTGAAAATATCTTTTCAATTGGATtcacattttattttgttttaatatcatCCTAACATTACCATATTccacaattataattttttttattcgaCATTTTTATTTGATCAACCAATTAAATCATCTATGTAGCAATTTTGGCTCTGGATACTTATGCCCTACTATTCCACTTGAATAAACTTAATCACTATTAtatttagagtttgtttgacagttatttaaaaaaattagttttaaaaatatttttttaaaaaaattatgtgtttaataaaatttaaaaaatatttaaattttttttaaaaattacttataatgttgaaaaattatttataatatttttaaaaaaaatattttttttaaaaacatttactaaaaaaaaattctttaaaaacatcTAAACAGTCTTCAACACACTCTTAACTAACTTAGACACATTTTTCTCCATtaccaaaatttttataatttcgcaacagaaaaaaaaaaaaaaaaagaatcgaATAGAGGTTCAATCTATGAAAACATTGATTCCATCGAGTAAAGTGTAGATAATATGAtactatttataatataaaattaattgtgATCTATGCATCTTATTAGCTTCTTTGTATGATTCTATTTCGTTGTTCTCAAAATCAGATTAGATCAGCACAGCTCCTTGGTTCGATTCAGTAACCGgaacaattttcaattatttatttatttatttaaatgggACTAGATTGGCTCGACTCTTTGACTAGTTTCacttttgttatatatatatatatatatattacgaGTCATCCCATGAAACATCTTCCAATCCCGAGGCATCGAGAGGTTGAACCATCAACCTCTAGAAGCAGAAGcgagaaaaatgtttctttccTTCGAATTCAAAGGGAAAACAACTGTAAACTGAGGATGCCATTGGAACAAGTACAAAAGTCAAAATTTCAAAGCCCAAAGTACGATGGGATGGAGGCTGGAGGGAATGATGGAGAGGAATTCTGCAATCTacatttaaaaggaaaatgatgtTAATGAAATCATACAGGATTATCGTCTGTACTCCACTTGTAGAGATCGAAGATATTCAAGTATGAGGGCGTTCTTCTATTCTCAACCTTAAATAAGCCCATGTATCAAATGTCAAAGCCATCACAAAGCACAGCTGTACATGTCCAAATAGGCATAAATATAACTCCTTTGACCCAAACTTTGAACCTAAGATCCAATGAAGTGGGGTTTGGTTTTGCCTTGAAGATCTCATTTGAACTTAGGCTCGGATCCTTAGGTGGGCTCATCCTTTTTTATATGCTAAAAAATTGTTTGTAGTCAGACCATTTACAACCTATGCAAGTCCTTTTGACCAAGGCTCGACACGTTGCATTGGACCACATCTTTGAATTATTGGAGCAGCATAAATTTAAGTGGATGAAGAAAAATGCACATCTTGATCAAATGAATTTGttgtgaatatattttttttggctcTAAATGTTTGTAAATTGTTTCTTCAAAATCAAACTTTAGATATTcaccaaaaataaatttattagacAGATTTTATGGGGTATATTTTGAAGCATACACAAGTCAAAATTGCAGATAAAGTAGGTAACAGTTGCAGAAGGGGAAGAAGAATGGCTTGTTTGGCATGTAGCGCAGCCTAATACATAGAGTGATGGGCAAAACGAGTATCGTGTGGGCTGAAGAGACGAAACGCGTGGGTGAAGTTGAGGGCTGATGGGTAGCGCCTATGAGACAGTGCCCTTTCAACTTGTTCCTAGAAAATGGCTACCCATGTACAACTGTTTATCATTGTTTAGCAGTGATGTCTCCCTGGGGCTTTGCGGAAAGTTGTCAATTCCAAATATGCGCGTGCGCAAGCAAGTTGCGTTGCGGCTGAAAGCGGCCTCGGCCAGctgttttcttctcttcatttatctttcttttttgttctcttttgttgATTTCTATGCGTTTCCAGTGTCTCAAGGCGTCTTTTATGACCGCTCCCCTCCAAAGATAGAAGCTACCATTAACTTTCCCATCATTAACTTTCCTTCATCTAATACGGCCACCATTCTTCAATAAACGAGGTCATCCTCTTGGGCAAAGGAATCTATTCGCTTTGCTTTACTTTTGTTTGTGGTAATGCTTTGGCAAGTCGCTAAAACTGTTTACACTCTATCTTGTTGCTTGGTTGGATTTGGATTCTCTCTTATGCATCTAGCACAAATGTTTAGGCCTTCCACAAtaattcaagatgatctttgaATTACTTCCTCGAATAAAATCTTTAAGAAAGGGTATGACTTTGGAGGCAATAAATATATGCATTGTTTAAAGTAGATTCTATGAAATTTAAAACCGAAACAAGGAATTATTACTCATTACTTGTTGATATTGTATACATAGTTATACAAAAGTATATAAGTATACAAATGAGATCTAGGTCAATTATGCTGATACAATACGAGCAACAATGGGCTATTATTAGGCATGACTATGACAAGACAAAAATTTGTGTTATAATTTTTGGGAGATTTTCTTCTATCAAGGGATTGTTGACTTGCAGGGATTGAGTTTCTCTTGTTCTCTAATAACGTGGCCCTACAAAATGATGTTTCCATTAAAAACAACAATCTTGGATCATAGTTGATGCCTTG
It contains:
- the LOC100241270 gene encoding putative pentatricopeptide repeat-containing protein At1g09680, with amino-acid sequence MATPKILTTRNFLSSPRGGFLCFSTWMTPPTSHCHDPILTTISEAIKVSPTKPLHSSLKRILPSLTPNHLIDLINLNPHSLSPPSLLSFFKWLSTQHHFRLSIHSYCTMTHFLCTHKMLSEAQSLLQFVVSRKGKNSASSVFTSVLEARGTHQSNLVFSVLMNAYTDSGYFSDAIQCFRLVRKHNLQIPFHSCGYLFDRLMKLNLTSPAWAFYEEILDCGYPPDVCKFNVLMHRLCKEHKINEAQLLFGEIGKRGLRPTVVSFNTLINGYCKSGNLDQGFRLKRFMMENRVFPDVFTYSVLINGLCKEGQLDDANKLFLEMCDRGLVPNDVTFTTLINGHCVTGRADLGMEIYQQMLRKGVKPDVITYNTLINGLCKVGDLREAKKLVIEMTQRGLKPDKFTYTMLIDGCCKEGDLESALEIRKEMVKEGIELDNVAFTALISGFCREGQVIEAERTLREMLEAGIKPDDATYTMVIHGFCKKGDVKTGFKLLKEMQCDGHVPGVVTYNVLLNGLCKQGQMKNANMLLDAMLNLGVVPDDITYNILLEGHCKHGNREDFDKLQSEKGLVQDYGSYTSLIGDLRKTCKERQKR